In Entelurus aequoreus isolate RoL-2023_Sb linkage group LG12, RoL_Eaeq_v1.1, whole genome shotgun sequence, the DNA window TTCAAAAGCAACCTGAAGGGGGTTGCGCAGATTTCATCAAGAAATATTTACAGCATTTTTGACCTGAAGTAGATTTGGATAAGGCACAAAGAGAGGAGTCGAGAGACAACACACAAGAAGAATCGGGCAAACACACAACCCCTACAGCTACAAAACCCCTCCCTGATACACTTTTCACTGAGACTTCATGAACTTCAAAGTGTTCAAACAGTAGTACACGCAATAAAattaccccccctccccctctcaaaaaaaaagaaaaacaaaacttaACAAAAAACCCCAGCTGCAGCATAGCAAGAAATCAGTGTATAGCATGATGCTGTACATCACATAATAGAAAACCCTATTTCACAGCTATGTCACTTGGtccttttttgttattattaaagGGCTTTCAAGTTAATGCTTCATCAGTATTGAAAGTAGATCAAAGGGAGGTTGACTTTTAGGAAGAGCAGACCCTCCATGTTTTCCAGTGAAGGCCTAGGGTGGTTTCGGGCACAGTTGCCGCTGGCAGTGCTGAACAGCGACTCCGCTGGAACGATGCTGGGCGGGCAGCCCACGTAGCGGGCGGCTACCTTTGCAAGCTCGGGCCATAGGAACTTCTTAAGATTCCAATAGTCGAGCGGGTCACAGCCTTGATCCAGTATGTCCTCCTCAAAGTACTCCAGCACTGCCAATTCGGAGGACTTTGGCTTCTCCTCTTGTTTAACCTTTTGCCTTAAGTCGGCCATCAGGGACCAGATGTTGTCCTTTCTGGAAATGGCCGTGCCGTCGGGTGCGAGGGCTTTGTTGCAGCTGTTGGGCAGTGAAGACTTTTCTGCTGAGGTAGAAGAAAACAAGTCCAGCTCCTGGATCAGGTCTTGCTTGCATTGCTCTGCATCTTCCTCTGTGAACAATGAAGTCTTATAACGGGGATCCAGCATGGTCGCCCAGGTGAAGCGTGTGTCGTGCAAGGTGGCCGACATTCTGCTCACCATTGCTTCTTTGAGGGACTTGAGCATGGTGTCTATGCCCACGGTCTCGTCAAACAGCAGGTCTATCTTTCGATTTAGGATATGAATGAGTGGTATCACTTGTCCCAGAGTGGCAGTGCGGCTGCTGATTTCCTGGTAGGCCACATCAAAAGGTTTCAGTGTATGGCAGACGGACTGGATCACCTCCCACTGGTCGCAGCTGATGATCTCCCTGAAATTGCACTCGATTGACATCTCGTCAATGGCGTTTTTTTGCTCCACCAGCCGCTCCAGCATTAAAAGGGAAGTCCTCCATTTAGAAGGGATGTCCTGAACAAGTTGGTTCTCCGGTAGCTGGTGGTCTCTCTGGAGTTCGGCCAGCTTCTCCTTCACCTTGGCCGAGCGGTGCACGCGCTCGCAGATCTTTCGTGCGATACTCAGAAGGTTCTGAACCATTCTCTGGCTCTTTATGGCTTCGCTAACAATGAGGTCAATAGTGTGTCCGAAACACTGCACTGTGACATGGCCGTGGTCCTCCAGATTGTTTCTGATGCTGGCGTTGTCGGTCACAGTGAAACCCTTCTTCAGCCCTGATGACATGATCCATGAATCCCAGAGATACTCCAGCTGCTTTGGGATGTCGTGCATATCCTGGTCACAGTCTATGTTGGACACACTTAGGAGAGCTGAACAGTGGAAGTCCTGGCCCTGGGGTCTGACGCTGGACTCGTAAGTTGCCCAGTGAGCAGTGAGGGTCAAGTACTCCTTTGTCTGACTACTGACCCAAATACTCGTCGTGAAGTGGATGACTCCACCCTCAGCCTCTTTCAGGTGTGTCAGCACAACGTCCTTCACCTTTGCGTACATATCTGGTATTGCAGTGCTGGTGAAGTAAGAAGAGGTTGGTAGACAATACTGAGGCTGGAGGTACTCTAGTAATCGGTTTAGTCCAGCATTTTCCACCATGGATGATGGCTGAAGATCCAGTGCAATCATTTCAGCGAtaagtttggttatttttttgGCAACTGGGTGGTGTTCGTCAAACCTCTCGTGGCTCTGCTTCGCGTCGTAAACGGACATATCTACGAGTTCCTGTTTGACGCAAATTTCAGCAGATGGCACGTCACCTGAGATAGTATTGTTGCTTTCGAGGAATTGTCTGTGAAACCTCTGCATGTGCCTGAAGAGGCAGCTGGTGCCGAGGTTTGTAGTCTTTTTGCCTCGACTTATAGTGCGGCTACAGTGCAAACAAATCACCTTGGTGGGGTCAGTTGGTGAAATTGAGAAATGGTTCCACAGTTTGGACGTCTTCTTACTGAAACCGGTTTGTGGCTTTTTCTCACTGGCAGGGCTTTCAGTTTCTTTGGTTGAAACTGTGTCTGGGGTCATGTTAACGTAGGGCTGGGGGGAGGGCtccttgtctgtgtttttttggttttgtaggaCGTCTGGGTGGCGCCTCATGAGGTGCCTCATTAGACAGCTTGTGCCAAAGTCCCCCCGTTTCCCACGACTGATGACGCATGGACAGTAACGGCACAGTGCTTTTAACTGGTCAACGGGCGATACAAGGAAATGCTGCCAGACCTCCGATTTTACccgtttcattatttttttgttctGCTGAAAAATAGCATGATTCTGGTTGAGGTCGGGAGCGTCAGAGAGATCACATGGCGAAGAGGTTACGGGTGTGTCCTCTTCAGGACCACTAAAAAGCAGATTGAGAGAGGGCTCCTGTTCGGACAGTAGCATAGCCTCATCAGATTCCTCTTTTATATCCATGCTTTCCACCGCAGCTTgggatacttcatctgatacagTTTCTGGTGAAGACGGAAGTGGTGATTCTTTTTTTATATCTAGCGGGTCATGTATTGGTGTGCGGGACAAGAGTGACGGCGGGTTTGAGTAGGGTGGAGGAATGTGATTGCCTAGTCCATTTTCCTCAATGACGACCTCTTTGTGGGCTCTCCACATGTGACGAATAAGACAACTTGTGCCAAGATCCTTCCCATTTTTCCCCCTGCTGAATTCATTCATGCAGTGGATGCATACCGCTTTAGAACTGTCCAAGGGGGAAAGGTAAAAGTGTTTCCATACAGCCGATCTACGACGGGAACGTGCGCTTTTTGGGTTACAGGGAAGGCGTTCGGTGCTTCCGTCAGACATGTCTTCAAGGTTGTTTTCACAGGAATGCGAGGGTGCAAGCGTGCTGCAAACAGGCTCAAGTTTTGGTTCGACTTTGGGTAACGCCTCTTTGGATGATAAGTCGGAATTTTCAGCAGAAGACGTGGACGGTGAAGTGTTCTTTGACCCAGGATACATTAAACTGTTTATGTCCCCGTTTTTTGGCGAGTTTGGCGAGGGAGGAATCAAAGAGGAGGCTAAAGAACTCAGATTATGCGCTGATGCGTCAGCGCCATCTTGGTAGAGCATGGTAGGGTGGGCCCTTCGCACGTGCCTCATCAAGCAGCTTGTACTGAGGTCTTTCTCGTTCTTTCCCCGACTGAACTCTTTCATGCAGTACAAACAGATTGCTTTGGTGTTATCTCTTGGTGATATGCAGAAATGATTCCATGCGGGGGACTTTTTCCTAGAGTTAGTTTGACTTCTCATCGACGCCAGAAGACTTTGGGTGACAGCGTCCATGGCAACATCGTAAAGAGTGCTTGTGTAGCCATTTAGTAGGTTACTATAGTCATCCCCATCTCTTGTCAAAAAAGGGCCAAATTCCAATTTTTCAAAATCCTGTGTTTCATCCTCTAAATCGTTTGTCTCCCGACTTTCTTCTTTAATGTGCTCATTAGGCTCGTTACCAATTTCATAGTTTTCATTCTCTGTATTTTCATCTGTGCTGATGCCGAGCCATTTGCTTGAAAGAGACGGAGACACCGGGTCTTTTTCTGTGTCACCCTGAGAACATAGATGGACGGAGGGAGGGAGGTCTTTATCCAGTGTTGAGGAGATAGACGACTTGGTAGCCATAGTCTCTCGGGGGTTCATGCTGTAGGATTTAAACACATATCCATCCTGACCCTCAATCTTTAGGCAAATCCCCTTCGCCTCTCGTTTCTTGTCTATGGAGCCGAGCACGTCCTCCCCCGTGTGCGAGACATCGTCCTCCCCGTCCATGGCGGCCCAAAAAGGTTTGTGTCTTGTTCGTCAGGTCTGATCACTTCTGCTCATGTGGGGGTAGTTGTGTTTGTGTGGCTGTCCGTGTCATTGGATGACAGCTTGTCTCCATTTATGACCCAAATAGTTGCACCGCTCCGTACACAACCTAGAAAGAGGGAAACAAGATCAGAGTCCATTCTGCAATAATCATGGGGGATGCATACTCTGTTTACACGTCTAGTTGCATAATGGCAACTAAAATGAGCAGGTCTCATTTTCCTACCACAAGGTGCTTGGCGACTTTAGGAGAAACATTGTTTTTCCACACCTGCTTTGCTAACTTCATTTGGTAAAGGCCAGATTTATTAAATTTTAGTTACTACAATGGGTGAGTAAATTCTAGGCATAGGAAATTTCCACGAAAAATTGCGTTTTGAAACATTTTCTTTGCGTCAAACTATcacttttcgtttttttttaatgaaatatcaataacaatataatatctAAGCAAAATTTGCTCGCCCCAGATACTCTGTTATTCTTGCGGCACTGAGTTGCAAAACGGGAAGACGACCAGGAGCACCAAAACAAGCTCGCTCGTTAGCTAACCATAGCTTACTTTTGCCGCCTCCGTTCGCTCTCCAAGCCACAACTTTTGACAGCTGTTAATCAAATTTGGATaattacaatccgaacactgttGGTTCCAAACCAGTTGTAGTAATTAATCTAGAGTATTTTAGTAGCAGGTGTAAACTAACCTAAGTCTTTTGACATTACTACAGACAATAATGTCTAACTTTACGCCATGTGCGTCTTCGAACCTCCATTTGGACATCACCGTGTGGAGTGTGCATACGTATGTCCCTGTGCGTGTGTTGTCTCCGGACACACTAGTTTCTTCCCAcgttccaaaaatatgcatgttagctTCATTGGAGACTATAAATTGTCCTTAGATATGAATATTAGTGTGAATGATTGTCTATCTCTGCCCTGCGATTGGCCATGCTAATTTGAATTAGCTTGTCTATGAGCTAGTCCATTGtacattagcattaagctagcggcattaCAGATTAACCTTCAaaattgtattgatttttttttgtttattccaaaattatattgttactttaacgtgattcctacatgtatgtgcacttaatgtgtatatgtattgtaCTTTCTTTCGTGTGgttagttttacagtgacttcCTTGTGAAGAATATCAACTTAACACCTAGTTATATTTTCCAAATCTAACTCAAAGGACTGTTTACAgatttggcaaactaaattgcTACATTAAAG includes these proteins:
- the zbed4 gene encoding zinc finger BED domain-containing protein 4, producing the protein MDGEDDVSHTGEDVLGSIDKKREAKGICLKIEGQDGYVFKSYSMNPRETMATKSSISSTLDKDLPPSVHLCSQGDTEKDPVSPSLSSKWLGISTDENTENENYEIGNEPNEHIKEESRETNDLEDETQDFEKLEFGPFLTRDGDDYSNLLNGYTSTLYDVAMDAVTQSLLASMRSQTNSRKKSPAWNHFCISPRDNTKAICLYCMKEFSRGKNEKDLSTSCLMRHVRRAHPTMLYQDGADASAHNLSSLASSLIPPSPNSPKNGDINSLMYPGSKNTSPSTSSAENSDLSSKEALPKVEPKLEPVCSTLAPSHSCENNLEDMSDGSTERLPCNPKSARSRRRSAVWKHFYLSPLDSSKAVCIHCMNEFSRGKNGKDLGTSCLIRHMWRAHKEVVIEENGLGNHIPPPYSNPPSLLSRTPIHDPLDIKKESPLPSSPETVSDEVSQAAVESMDIKEESDEAMLLSEQEPSLNLLFSGPEEDTPVTSSPCDLSDAPDLNQNHAIFQQNKKIMKRVKSEVWQHFLVSPVDQLKALCRYCPCVISRGKRGDFGTSCLMRHLMRRHPDVLQNQKNTDKEPSPQPYVNMTPDTVSTKETESPASEKKPQTGFSKKTSKLWNHFSISPTDPTKVICLHCSRTISRGKKTTNLGTSCLFRHMQRFHRQFLESNNTISGDVPSAEICVKQELVDMSVYDAKQSHERFDEHHPVAKKITKLIAEMIALDLQPSSMVENAGLNRLLEYLQPQYCLPTSSYFTSTAIPDMYAKVKDVVLTHLKEAEGGVIHFTTSIWVSSQTKEYLTLTAHWATYESSVRPQGQDFHCSALLSVSNIDCDQDMHDIPKQLEYLWDSWIMSSGLKKGFTVTDNASIRNNLEDHGHVTVQCFGHTIDLIVSEAIKSQRMVQNLLSIARKICERVHRSAKVKEKLAELQRDHQLPENQLVQDIPSKWRTSLLMLERLVEQKNAIDEMSIECNFREIISCDQWEVIQSVCHTLKPFDVAYQEISSRTATLGQVIPLIHILNRKIDLLFDETVGIDTMLKSLKEAMVSRMSATLHDTRFTWATMLDPRYKTSLFTEEDAEQCKQDLIQELDLFSSTSAEKSSLPNSCNKALAPDGTAISRKDNIWSLMADLRQKVKQEEKPKSSELAVLEYFEEDILDQGCDPLDYWNLKKFLWPELAKVAARYVGCPPSIVPAESLFSTASGNCARNHPRPSLENMEGLLFLKVNLPLIYFQY